A stretch of the Sphingobacterium thalpophilum genome encodes the following:
- a CDS encoding tetratricopeptide repeat-containing sensor histidine kinase, whose product MNNLFLCILTITSVEGGFAQSSLHVQDMERQLESAGSDQRRAELLYKWGDRVGIGDTLQSIRLIRRGLHYASGDALQQGVGYFYLGRVYMDFSAIKAEAVFDTAIHHLTAIGTSESYIFQSRAWANKGVLAQLRGDNRRYIALFLNKVIPLAAKGGDSLRVADGYTNVALPFMNYGEYVKAILYLKRSASIFERLAPRDLRKVDVYCHLAKVYLLMGRLHDAGKNIRTAAIALQEDPQSLYAPNFHAMESMYLIRLRRWTAAEQTVEKGLTIAEKLKSRYDIRQLLYQKAELLREQRKWKQAKEVLLNMYHEGYVELMTDKKQLFGDLAAIEAAMGNFKQAYAWLQSHRDISEKMYAQQTKTKIAHLEAQYNYVQKEKELFMAREKTNQQRTLIWITIFAFTCILLVLYIWFRQRKLRTAREIESLKQQQRIELGKALLEGEEKERGRLARDLHDGLGGMLAGIKLNLSQLVSEKQLLDHGDLNQTIDRLGHSVNELRRISRDLMPESLVQSGLAVALKDLCDGAVMSGLKISFRAFDFKEDFSAQVKVMIYRIIQELVYNAVKHAQASKIMVQCTQSDQYIFITVEDNGKGFVSDEVSTSSRGLKNIGNRVDLLSGKMEIDSSANGTHVNIELYVGHA is encoded by the coding sequence TTGAACAACTTATTTTTATGTATTTTAACAATTACCTCTGTAGAGGGCGGATTTGCACAATCTTCTTTGCATGTGCAGGATATGGAGCGGCAGCTAGAGAGCGCCGGCTCCGATCAACGGCGAGCGGAATTGCTATATAAGTGGGGGGACAGGGTTGGTATTGGTGATACTTTGCAGTCGATTCGCCTCATCCGCCGGGGACTGCATTATGCCTCTGGAGATGCTCTTCAGCAAGGTGTCGGATATTTTTACCTGGGACGAGTGTATATGGATTTTTCTGCTATCAAGGCAGAGGCTGTTTTCGATACCGCGATACACCATCTTACGGCGATCGGTACGTCAGAATCTTATATATTCCAGAGTCGCGCCTGGGCAAATAAGGGGGTATTGGCGCAATTGAGGGGAGACAACAGACGATATATTGCTCTTTTTCTGAATAAGGTGATTCCACTGGCTGCAAAAGGAGGAGACAGTCTGCGTGTGGCTGATGGATATACCAATGTGGCCTTGCCCTTTATGAATTATGGGGAGTATGTCAAAGCAATTTTGTATTTAAAAAGATCCGCCTCGATATTTGAAAGGCTTGCGCCGCGGGACCTCAGGAAGGTCGACGTCTATTGCCATCTGGCAAAGGTATATCTGTTGATGGGAAGGCTCCATGACGCTGGAAAAAATATAAGAACAGCGGCCATCGCCTTACAGGAGGATCCGCAATCGCTGTATGCGCCTAACTTCCACGCGATGGAAAGTATGTATCTGATCAGGCTTAGGCGATGGACTGCAGCTGAACAGACCGTGGAGAAAGGACTGACCATAGCCGAAAAACTGAAAAGCCGGTACGATATCAGACAGCTGCTTTACCAAAAAGCTGAACTTTTACGCGAGCAGAGGAAGTGGAAACAAGCGAAAGAAGTATTACTGAATATGTATCATGAGGGTTATGTCGAGCTGATGACGGATAAAAAGCAACTTTTCGGCGATCTGGCAGCGATTGAAGCCGCTATGGGAAACTTTAAACAGGCGTATGCTTGGCTGCAAAGCCACAGGGATATTTCCGAAAAAATGTATGCACAGCAGACAAAAACTAAAATTGCCCATCTGGAAGCTCAATATAATTACGTGCAAAAAGAGAAGGAGCTGTTCATGGCCAGGGAAAAAACGAATCAGCAGAGAACTCTCATATGGATAACAATTTTTGCATTTACCTGTATTCTGCTTGTCCTTTATATTTGGTTCCGGCAGCGAAAACTGAGGACAGCCAGGGAAATAGAGAGTCTGAAACAGCAACAACGCATCGAACTTGGCAAGGCATTGTTGGAGGGGGAGGAGAAAGAACGCGGCCGTCTGGCGCGGGATCTTCACGACGGTCTTGGCGGAATGCTGGCCGGTATCAAGCTCAACCTATCACAGCTCGTGTCCGAAAAACAACTTTTGGATCATGGAGATCTAAATCAAACGATCGATCGACTGGGACATTCCGTAAATGAATTAAGACGTATTTCGAGAGACTTGATGCCTGAATCTCTGGTACAATCTGGCCTCGCGGTCGCACTAAAGGATCTTTGTGATGGGGCAGTAATGTCAGGGCTCAAAATCAGTTTTAGGGCGTTTGATTTCAAAGAGGATTTCTCTGCCCAGGTAAAAGTCATGATCTACCGTATCATACAGGAACTGGTTTACAATGCTGTTAAACATGCTCAAGCTTCAAAGATCATGGTGCAGTGTACCCAGTCGGATCAATATATTTTTATTACAGTCGAGGATAACGGGAAAGGCTTTGTATCTGACGAGGTATCCACTTCCAGCCGGGGATTGAAAAATATCGGTAATCGCGTGGATCTGCTTAGTGGTAAAATGGAAATAGATAGCTCGGCTAATGGTACTCACGTTAATATAGAATTGTATGTGGGGCACGCGTAA
- a CDS encoding nitrate reductase gives MNKEQKNTLRSTCCYCGVGCGVKIAVEKDHSVTVVGDPDHPVNHGKLCSKGMNLQYTVNDRTDRLLYPQMRHHRSSPLQPVSWDEALERAAAVFSTLIDKYGPDSVAFYASGQCLTEEYYVLNKLVKGFIGTNNIDTNSRLCMSSAVAAYKKVLGEDSVPICYDDIELADCFLIEGANPAWCHPILWRRVETHKAQHPNTKIIIVDPRITDSCAVSDLHLQINPGTDIVLNYAIGRLLIEQGYIDSDFIHAHTEGYNEYRQRVFQRSLTESASICGVPATDIQLAAQFIGTSKRFLSMWTMGLNQSAAGVNKNLSLINLNLITGQIGKPGCGPFSLTGQPNAMGGREVGGLANLLPAHRDLENIEHRHELQNFWSGTTISNKPGYTATEMFEALADGRLKAIWILCTNPLTSLPNVRLAEKALESAKFVVVQEISNKPQTLSYADIVLPAAAWAEKEGTMTNSERRISHLQKAVEPPGDALPDAVILSKFAQKMGFKGFSYNTMEDIYKEHTQLTAGTNIHINGLTYELIDQLNTVQWPFDRKLKTGTPRLFQNKEFYTPHRRAVLHSPPDDCPSEMPDNNFPLILTTGRIRDQWHTMTKTGKVSKLNQHISEAFLEIHPADAHTLELKEGQLVNVRSRRGDVRVKARISNTIKPGVVFMPMHWGKLLGSDLNRVNNVTNDLVDPISKEPDFKFCAVSVEKHIKEKERIVIIGAGAAAHGFVREYRQLNQTDEIIVFSNEDTPFYNRVMLPHYISGEFKWQQLVKMDAEEEQKYHIRHIRGVHVTSIDRMQKYVLDSRGTKTHYDILILATGSRPTLPKHVPKLPGIFTMRRRTDADQLKKYLPKQGQAVIVGGGLLGLEMAASLREIGIKVTIVQRVSRFLNRQLDPIGSQLLHEEMIDQGCDIFYNDEVQLYYGRHKLTKIELKSGRQIKCDALLFAIGTTPNIELAKDAGLLCQRGVVVDHYMKTSDPSIYAIGEIAEFEGASYGITAAAEEQAAVVAHYHQGDISRYYKGSLLMNIIKIQGFDLCSIGLSEAPNESYEEIIFIDKAKRYYKKCIIHQDKLVGAILIGDKNEFLEFKNLIANKIELSEKRLQLLRSGESREPVVGRLVCSCSQVGEGNLKKRMESGCTEIAQLCEATGAGSGCGSCRPEVKRILEQYQTDYSKETETYAQ, from the coding sequence ATGAACAAGGAACAAAAAAACACTCTTCGGAGCACCTGTTGCTATTGTGGTGTTGGCTGCGGAGTAAAAATTGCGGTCGAAAAAGACCATTCGGTCACCGTTGTGGGTGATCCCGACCACCCCGTCAACCACGGAAAACTGTGCAGCAAAGGCATGAATCTGCAATACACGGTAAATGACCGCACTGATCGCCTCCTTTATCCGCAAATGCGCCACCACCGATCAAGCCCACTGCAGCCAGTATCCTGGGACGAGGCGCTCGAACGCGCTGCCGCCGTATTCAGCACCCTTATCGATAAATATGGCCCCGACTCCGTAGCATTCTATGCCTCCGGACAGTGCCTGACGGAAGAATATTACGTTCTTAACAAACTGGTAAAAGGCTTTATAGGAACCAACAATATCGATACAAATTCGCGCTTATGTATGAGTAGTGCCGTAGCTGCGTATAAAAAAGTGCTCGGTGAGGACAGTGTACCGATCTGTTATGACGACATTGAGCTTGCAGACTGCTTTTTGATTGAGGGAGCAAATCCTGCATGGTGTCACCCTATTTTATGGCGCCGCGTCGAAACCCACAAAGCCCAGCATCCGAATACAAAAATTATCATCGTCGACCCACGGATAACGGATTCCTGCGCCGTGTCCGACCTGCACCTTCAGATCAACCCCGGCACAGACATCGTTTTAAACTACGCGATCGGACGGTTGCTGATTGAACAGGGCTACATCGACAGCGACTTCATCCACGCCCATACAGAAGGCTATAACGAATATAGACAACGGGTCTTCCAACGCTCGTTAACCGAATCCGCTTCTATATGTGGTGTTCCCGCTACCGACATTCAGCTCGCAGCACAATTTATCGGAACGTCTAAACGTTTTCTGAGCATGTGGACGATGGGCCTCAACCAGAGTGCTGCAGGAGTAAATAAGAATCTAAGTTTAATCAACCTTAACTTGATCACCGGCCAAATCGGAAAACCCGGATGCGGCCCCTTCTCCCTGACAGGCCAGCCCAACGCCATGGGGGGAAGAGAAGTCGGCGGACTGGCCAACCTATTGCCTGCTCATCGCGATCTCGAGAATATCGAGCATCGGCATGAATTGCAAAACTTTTGGTCGGGCACCACAATCAGCAATAAACCAGGGTACACCGCGACCGAGATGTTTGAAGCCTTGGCTGATGGCCGCTTAAAAGCAATATGGATACTCTGTACCAACCCATTGACCAGCCTGCCCAATGTACGTCTAGCCGAAAAGGCGCTTGAAAGTGCCAAATTCGTGGTTGTACAGGAAATTTCAAACAAACCTCAGACCTTGTCATACGCGGATATTGTCCTGCCGGCAGCTGCATGGGCAGAAAAAGAAGGCACAATGACCAATTCCGAGCGTAGAATAAGCCACCTCCAGAAAGCAGTAGAACCTCCCGGCGATGCACTGCCCGATGCCGTCATTCTATCGAAATTTGCACAAAAGATGGGCTTCAAAGGCTTTTCATACAACACAATGGAGGATATCTACAAAGAACATACCCAGCTGACCGCCGGAACAAATATCCACATCAACGGACTGACCTATGAGCTTATCGATCAGCTCAACACGGTGCAATGGCCTTTCGACCGGAAACTGAAAACCGGAACACCGCGTTTGTTTCAAAACAAAGAATTTTATACTCCGCACCGACGTGCCGTATTGCATAGCCCACCGGATGATTGCCCCAGCGAAATGCCGGACAATAACTTTCCCCTGATACTCACTACCGGAAGAATCCGTGATCAATGGCATACCATGACGAAGACCGGAAAAGTCAGCAAGCTGAACCAGCATATTTCTGAGGCCTTCTTAGAGATTCACCCAGCCGACGCCCATACCCTGGAGCTAAAAGAAGGACAGCTGGTCAACGTAAGATCCCGGCGGGGCGATGTACGTGTCAAAGCCCGCATCAGCAATACCATCAAGCCCGGAGTGGTATTTATGCCCATGCACTGGGGCAAATTATTGGGTTCAGACCTCAATCGCGTCAACAATGTTACCAACGATCTCGTGGACCCTATTTCGAAAGAACCAGACTTCAAATTCTGCGCCGTCAGCGTCGAAAAGCACATCAAGGAAAAAGAGCGCATTGTCATAATAGGCGCCGGCGCTGCGGCTCATGGCTTCGTACGTGAGTATCGCCAACTGAATCAAACCGATGAGATCATCGTGTTTAGCAACGAAGATACCCCATTTTATAACCGCGTCATGCTTCCTCACTATATCAGCGGCGAATTTAAATGGCAACAGCTCGTCAAAATGGATGCAGAGGAAGAGCAGAAATACCACATCCGTCATATCCGTGGCGTACACGTTACATCCATAGATCGTATGCAGAAATATGTCCTGGATTCCAGGGGCACAAAGACACATTACGATATCTTGATCTTGGCTACCGGAAGCCGTCCGACGCTGCCCAAACACGTCCCAAAACTACCCGGTATTTTCACTATGAGACGCCGTACTGATGCGGATCAATTGAAGAAATACCTACCCAAACAGGGACAAGCCGTCATTGTAGGCGGCGGATTATTAGGTCTGGAGATGGCGGCGTCACTACGTGAAATAGGCATCAAAGTCACCATTGTACAACGTGTGTCCCGCTTCCTCAATAGGCAGCTGGACCCCATAGGAAGCCAGCTGTTACACGAGGAGATGATCGATCAAGGCTGCGACATATTCTATAACGATGAGGTACAGCTCTATTATGGCCGACATAAGCTGACCAAAATTGAATTAAAAAGTGGCCGGCAAATCAAATGCGATGCTCTGCTGTTTGCTATCGGAACCACACCAAATATCGAGCTTGCGAAAGACGCAGGTTTGCTTTGCCAACGTGGCGTGGTCGTAGATCACTATATGAAGACCAGCGACCCTTCGATTTATGCTATTGGCGAAATTGCCGAATTTGAAGGCGCCAGTTACGGTATCACAGCTGCTGCTGAAGAACAAGCCGCAGTGGTTGCTCACTACCATCAAGGTGACATTAGCCGTTATTACAAAGGCAGTTTATTGATGAATATCATCAAAATACAGGGGTTTGATTTATGTAGTATCGGCCTGTCAGAAGCGCCTAATGAAAGCTACGAAGAAATCATCTTTATTGATAAAGCGAAACGATATTATAAAAAATGTATCATCCATCAGGACAAATTGGTCGGGGCCATTTTAATTGGCGATAAAAATGAATTTCTAGAATTCAAAAATCTGATTGCGAATAAAATTGAACTCAGCGAAAAACGTCTCCAGCTCCTAAGAAGTGGTGAATCCAGAGAACCTGTCGTCGGCAGACTCGTCTGCTCCTGTAGTCAGGTAGGCGAAGGTAATCTGAAGAAAAGAATGGAAAGCGGTTGCACTGAAATCGCCCAGCTATGCGAAGCGACAGGAGCTGGCAGTGGCTGTGGTTCCTGCAGACCCGAAGTAAAACGCATTCTAGAACAGTATCAAACAGATTATTCAAAAGAAACGGAAACTTATGCCCAATAA
- a CDS encoding discoidin domain-containing protein, producing the protein MRKILNVMIAVLALGTASCSKSLAPAEEEQPTLKTKASVTNLSNEWRENPYKLNVVYFVPNDVDSIPNFRERISRILLDAQEMFATNMEREGFGRKSFGLDLVNDTLINIHYIAGKFGKATYPYSGGSGAVKTEVDAYFTQNPPAKKSEHNLIIIPTYNTDPANPGGPPFYGTGTTCYALDYVNLDAKNLGIGGDIGWKATVWIGGMIHELGHGLNASHNRMNKTLAPSLGTALMGSGNSTYGISTTSLTATTAATFNNSQVFSTVMRSDWYGAATAEITSLTSSFSNNRIIVSGKFTTTKPVQDIVVWHDREPFGGNNDYDAVQWATKIIGQDSFRFECPLADFYDLTGNYEMRIGFMHINGKRSTLGYSYNFVNSIPDLSKVVTHKLLSTAGWLILGSDSNEPGAPASNVLDMNRSTIWHTPWSSAQTPQPHFFAVDMGAVRTVKGLAFRNRDNLNGAMKDIKIYSSTNGTVWTLVKSTQLSKVSGSWINADLDTAINTRYIKIESISSWGDFFYSHLADFGVYTN; encoded by the coding sequence ATGAGAAAAATTTTAAATGTAATGATTGCAGTACTCGCACTGGGTACCGCCTCCTGTAGCAAGTCTCTGGCGCCCGCCGAGGAAGAACAGCCAACTCTCAAGACCAAGGCCTCTGTTACCAACCTCTCTAATGAATGGCGCGAAAACCCGTACAAATTAAATGTCGTTTATTTCGTACCCAATGATGTCGATTCAATTCCTAACTTTCGAGAACGGATTAGTCGTATTTTATTGGACGCCCAAGAAATGTTCGCTACCAATATGGAACGGGAAGGATTTGGACGCAAGTCTTTTGGTCTCGACCTGGTGAATGATACCTTGATCAATATCCACTATATTGCTGGAAAATTTGGTAAGGCTACATATCCTTACTCAGGCGGTAGTGGCGCTGTCAAAACCGAGGTTGATGCCTATTTTACACAGAATCCTCCAGCAAAGAAAAGTGAGCATAATCTCATTATTATCCCGACCTATAATACCGATCCAGCCAATCCGGGCGGTCCGCCATTTTACGGCACCGGAACAACGTGTTATGCATTGGATTACGTCAATCTAGATGCTAAAAATTTAGGGATAGGTGGTGATATCGGATGGAAGGCAACCGTGTGGATTGGCGGTATGATCCACGAACTCGGGCATGGACTCAATGCCAGCCACAACCGAATGAACAAAACATTGGCACCTAGCCTTGGCACGGCATTGATGGGATCGGGCAACTCCACTTATGGTATTTCCACGACCTCCTTAACCGCCACCACGGCAGCCACATTCAACAACAGCCAAGTGTTCAGCACAGTTATGAGAAGCGATTGGTATGGCGCCGCTACGGCCGAAATCACCTCGCTAACATCGAGCTTTAGCAACAATCGGATCATCGTTTCTGGCAAGTTCACTACTACCAAGCCTGTGCAGGACATCGTCGTATGGCACGATCGAGAACCTTTTGGAGGCAACAATGATTACGACGCCGTACAATGGGCCACGAAAATCATTGGGCAAGATAGCTTCAGATTCGAATGCCCACTTGCGGACTTTTACGACCTTACAGGCAATTATGAAATGCGTATCGGGTTTATGCATATCAATGGTAAGCGTTCGACATTGGGGTATTCCTACAATTTTGTCAATAGCATTCCCGATCTTTCGAAAGTCGTGACGCATAAGCTGCTCTCGACAGCAGGCTGGTTAATTCTGGGCAGCGACAGTAATGAACCGGGCGCTCCAGCAAGCAATGTGCTCGACATGAACAGAAGTACCATTTGGCATACCCCTTGGTCATCAGCCCAAACTCCGCAACCACATTTCTTCGCCGTCGACATGGGGGCCGTGCGTACCGTAAAAGGGTTGGCCTTTCGCAATCGCGACAATTTAAATGGCGCAATGAAAGATATTAAGATTTATTCAAGTACGAATGGCACGGTCTGGACGTTAGTGAAATCAACACAGCTCAGCAAAGTTTCAGGCTCCTGGATCAATGCCGACCTAGATACAGCAATTAATACCCGCTATATTAAAATTGAATCAATCAGTTCTTGGGGCGATTTCTTCTATTCGCACCTCGCAGATTTCGGAGTTTATACAAATTAA
- a CDS encoding VOC family protein produces the protein MALLHAYLNFNGNCAEAFEFYTTVFNSPLIGVHRFGDMPADPEHPIADADKNKIMHTALKINDSVMLMGSDCVESFGQKATFGTGSYLMLDAHSAQEAKELYDKLSVDAQNIEMPLGEQFFAELFASFQDKFGIAWMIHFEGNKRMG, from the coding sequence ATGGCACTATTACACGCATACCTAAATTTCAACGGCAACTGCGCCGAAGCATTTGAATTTTATACAACTGTATTTAATTCCCCATTAATTGGTGTTCATCGCTTTGGCGACATGCCTGCGGACCCTGAGCACCCCATTGCTGATGCGGACAAAAACAAGATCATGCATACAGCATTAAAGATTAATGACTCCGTAATGTTGATGGGATCAGACTGTGTAGAAAGCTTCGGACAGAAAGCTACTTTTGGCACAGGTAGCTATTTAATGCTGGATGCACATTCAGCTCAAGAAGCCAAGGAGTTATATGACAAACTATCCGTTGATGCCCAGAATATTGAAATGCCCTTAGGTGAACAGTTTTTTGCTGAATTATTCGCCTCCTTTCAGGATAAATTTGGCATCGCCTGGATGATCCACTTCGAAGGCAACAAGAGAATGGGCTAG
- a CDS encoding class I SAM-dependent methyltransferase, with the protein METQQVKQPDNTAVRTALWRALHTEIDAEPHILKDTVGLTLISPVDNWRERPDMKFTKRLRASIVARSRFIEDIAKEQIEDGVKQYILLGAGLDSFAQRNEELSAKVDIYEIDQPDTLNWKQQKLIENGYGISDKLHFVPVDFEVSSWWDELLKKGFDKSQKTFVSCTGVTLYLTKDAITQTLHKIAQLAPGSKIAIAFYLPLELLDIEDQPMQEIANKGAAASGTPFVSSFSPDEVVMLAEEAGLKEIQTVSTADMRDKYFKNRIDNLLPASGEVFLVATV; encoded by the coding sequence ATGGAAACACAACAGGTAAAACAGCCAGACAACACTGCAGTAAGAACCGCTCTTTGGCGAGCCCTACATACTGAGATCGATGCTGAGCCCCATATACTGAAAGATACCGTAGGGCTCACCCTGATTTCCCCTGTAGATAATTGGCGGGAACGCCCCGACATGAAATTTACCAAGCGGCTGCGCGCCTCTATCGTTGCACGCTCACGATTTATAGAGGATATCGCCAAAGAGCAGATTGAAGATGGCGTAAAACAGTATATTCTGCTCGGTGCCGGCTTAGATAGCTTCGCACAGAGAAACGAAGAACTGAGCGCAAAGGTGGATATATACGAGATTGATCAACCCGATACCCTAAACTGGAAGCAACAAAAATTAATCGAAAACGGTTACGGTATTTCGGACAAACTTCACTTCGTACCAGTTGATTTTGAAGTTTCCTCCTGGTGGGACGAACTGCTAAAGAAAGGTTTTGATAAGAGTCAAAAGACCTTTGTCTCCTGTACCGGCGTCACCCTTTATCTTACTAAAGATGCGATTACGCAGACTCTTCATAAAATAGCACAACTTGCGCCGGGTTCTAAAATCGCTATAGCATTTTATCTGCCACTGGAACTGTTGGACATAGAAGATCAGCCTATGCAAGAAATTGCCAACAAAGGGGCTGCGGCATCGGGCACCCCCTTCGTCAGTTCCTTCTCTCCGGACGAAGTTGTGATGCTCGCTGAAGAAGCGGGGCTTAAAGAAATCCAAACCGTTTCAACAGCGGATATGAGGGACAAATACTTCAAGAATCGAATCGACAACCTGCTGCCTGCCAGCGGTGAAGTGTTCCTCGTAGCAACAGTATAG
- a CDS encoding NarK family nitrate/nitrite MFS transporter produces the protein MKEQPKPLDHLRIFSFKGIQMRTFHITWITFFFCFFGWFGVAPLMPLVREQLGLSKNEIGNIIIASVSATIIARLFVGKMCDRFGPRITYTLLLVTGALPVMLIGLSNSYESFLLYRFFIGIIGASFVVTQFHTSMMFAPNIIGTANAVTGGWGNLGGGVTNLIMPLIAAAFAGMGLVSHLDSWRLAMLVPGTILLIMAFIYYRYTKDTPQGDFKELHKERETAARPKGSLLTVLKDYRVWILTLAYAACFGIEITVDNVAATFFIDRFGTGIIMAGALASIFGGMNIFARALGGIVSDKVGNNHGIRGKAILLGTLLLLEGLGISLFANSGTLALAIVTMLLFALFLKMANGCTYGIVPFINKENIGTVSGIVGAGGNIGAMLVGFLFKSETLSYADAFQYIGIGVIFIGLTVLLVRFVPRAARAPQIATLEVQN, from the coding sequence ATGAAAGAACAACCTAAACCACTCGATCATCTCCGTATTTTTTCTTTCAAAGGCATCCAAATGCGAACGTTCCATATCACTTGGATCACATTTTTCTTTTGTTTTTTTGGCTGGTTTGGCGTCGCCCCATTGATGCCGCTCGTCCGGGAACAGCTAGGACTGAGCAAGAACGAGATTGGCAATATAATCATCGCCTCGGTTTCCGCAACCATCATCGCAAGACTTTTTGTAGGAAAGATGTGTGACAGATTTGGACCAAGGATCACCTATACCTTACTTTTGGTTACTGGCGCCTTGCCGGTAATGCTTATTGGCCTGAGCAACAGTTACGAGTCTTTTCTCTTATATAGATTTTTCATCGGAATTATCGGGGCATCATTTGTCGTAACACAATTCCATACGTCGATGATGTTTGCTCCTAATATAATTGGAACTGCCAATGCAGTCACCGGCGGATGGGGTAATCTCGGCGGCGGTGTTACCAACCTGATTATGCCATTAATCGCAGCGGCATTTGCTGGAATGGGCCTTGTCAGTCACCTAGACTCCTGGCGCCTGGCTATGCTTGTACCGGGTACTATTTTGCTTATCATGGCATTTATATATTACCGATACACGAAAGACACGCCACAAGGCGATTTCAAAGAGCTGCACAAAGAAAGGGAGACGGCGGCCCGGCCGAAAGGATCTCTTCTGACCGTTTTGAAAGATTATCGGGTATGGATCCTTACACTAGCATACGCAGCCTGCTTCGGAATCGAAATTACAGTTGATAACGTGGCTGCAACATTCTTCATCGACCGCTTTGGCACGGGGATCATCATGGCAGGGGCTCTCGCAAGTATTTTTGGCGGCATGAATATTTTTGCACGCGCTTTGGGAGGCATCGTCAGCGATAAAGTGGGCAACAACCATGGTATACGTGGTAAAGCAATATTACTTGGAACCTTGCTGCTATTGGAGGGCCTGGGGATTAGTCTTTTTGCGAATTCCGGAACCTTAGCCCTCGCCATCGTGACGATGCTGCTCTTCGCATTGTTTCTCAAAATGGCAAACGGCTGCACGTATGGAATTGTCCCATTTATCAACAAAGAAAATATCGGCACCGTAAGCGGAATCGTGGGTGCAGGAGGCAATATAGGTGCTATGCTTGTAGGTTTCCTGTTCAAATCCGAAACTTTAAGCTATGCAGATGCCTTCCAATATATAGGCATAGGTGTTATATTCATTGGTCTTACAGTGCTTCTTGTCCGCTTTGTACCGAGAGCGGCGCGGGCACCACAAATAGCCACTCTGGAAGTTCAAAACTAG
- a CDS encoding DUF6683 family protein has translation MTTLKKTSGIFLLLYLFVENVFGQIGNPGLMYQGAFNNAMFLTTKSAIESSVKNAPDKDINGKLSKSAVAELTFVASSKVHEKVLDLIANIAAKGDHDRARSAVKTIGKANFMLQFDNLLLPYELNRFNVPDVFTAFIILSWQAISGKDARVYRAGVQRFRKEIHNAMRNNHLVVRFTNDQKQEIAEILSYMAIFFTVASREQSKNGDSAALNLTRQHIRQAVISVSGIDLTKCRFDDNGLTEK, from the coding sequence ATGACAACTCTTAAGAAAACATCCGGAATATTTCTTCTACTTTATTTGTTTGTTGAAAACGTCTTTGGACAGATTGGCAATCCGGGTCTGATGTATCAAGGAGCCTTCAATAATGCGATGTTTCTCACAACAAAAAGCGCTATTGAAAGCAGTGTTAAAAATGCGCCGGACAAGGACATAAATGGCAAACTATCAAAATCAGCAGTTGCTGAGCTGACTTTCGTCGCCTCGTCCAAAGTACATGAGAAGGTATTGGATCTGATTGCCAACATAGCGGCAAAGGGCGATCACGATAGAGCGAGATCTGCAGTAAAAACCATCGGAAAGGCAAATTTTATGCTTCAGTTTGATAACTTGCTCCTGCCCTATGAACTCAATAGATTCAATGTACCTGACGTCTTTACAGCATTCATTATATTATCCTGGCAGGCAATCAGTGGAAAAGACGCCCGTGTTTACCGCGCGGGAGTCCAGCGTTTCAGAAAAGAGATCCACAACGCAATGCGCAATAATCACCTCGTAGTAAGATTCACAAATGATCAAAAACAGGAAATAGCCGAGATTCTCTCTTATATGGCAATATTTTTCACGGTTGCAAGCCGGGAACAATCAAAAAATGGAGACTCTGCAGCATTAAACTTAACCCGGCAGCACATTCGACAGGCAGTGATTAGCGTTTCGGGAATAGATTTAACCAAATGCAGATTTGACGATAACGGCCTAACAGAAAAGTGA